One segment of Saprospiraceae bacterium DNA contains the following:
- a CDS encoding ComF family protein, whose amino-acid sequence MTFPSVRELWSGFVHLLYPELCAACGEELPHGDVCFCFKCQLKVSTSEMHFSRENEFTNRLWGRVNIESGAAMYYFSRKGPVQQALHQLKYHNQPDIGLKIGRAFGKKLRSSEVFQSVESIIPVPLHPKKERLRGYNQSAVFAQGLSDAMGIPVLHRVLIRRSFTETQTKKKRMDRFGNVGEIFVVDKPSLIAGKHLLLVDDVLTTGATLEECGKALLGVPNTKLSMATIAIAVN is encoded by the coding sequence ATGACTTTTCCTTCGGTACGCGAACTTTGGAGTGGTTTTGTGCATCTACTCTATCCTGAGTTATGTGCTGCCTGCGGCGAAGAGCTCCCGCATGGCGATGTTTGTTTTTGCTTCAAGTGCCAGTTAAAAGTTTCTACATCGGAAATGCACTTTTCACGCGAGAACGAGTTTACCAACAGATTGTGGGGCAGGGTAAATATCGAAAGCGGTGCTGCTATGTATTATTTCAGCAGGAAGGGGCCAGTGCAACAGGCTCTACATCAGTTAAAATACCACAACCAACCGGACATAGGGTTAAAAATCGGAAGGGCGTTTGGCAAAAAACTAAGGTCTTCAGAGGTGTTTCAATCGGTTGAGTCGATAATCCCCGTGCCGCTCCACCCTAAAAAGGAAAGGCTTCGGGGATATAATCAGAGTGCTGTATTTGCTCAAGGTCTTTCTGATGCAATGGGCATCCCCGTCTTGCATCGAGTCTTGATAAGGAGGTCGTTCACCGAAACGCAGACGAAAAAAAAGCGGATGGACCGTTTTGGCAATGTCGGTGAAATATTTGTTGTGGACAAACCCTCTCTTATCGCGGGTAAGCATTTGTTGCTCGTGGACGATGTGTTGACGACAGGTGCCACATTGGAAGAGTGCGGGAAAGCACTTCTGGGCGTACCTAACACAAAACTGAGCATGGCCACCATTGCCATTGCCGTCAATTGA